One segment of uncultured Tolumonas sp. DNA contains the following:
- a CDS encoding acetyl-CoA C-acetyltransferase, whose amino-acid sequence MPSLVITSAVRTAIGKFGGSLSAIPATELGALVMSEAIRRAQIDVGDINEVNFGNVLQAGLGQNPARQALLKAGIPDSTPATTVNMVCGSGLQSMIYSAQSIAAGNADIVLAGGMENMSAAPYVLDKARWGCRMGDQNVMDSMIHDGLFCAVNHYHMGITAENVAQKYGISRSEQDEIAFLSQQRAQAAIQSHAFEKEILPVMLRSKKGDSIFSTDEFVRQDVTMAQLFKLNPAFSEDGTVTAGNASGINDGAAALMIMTEERARALSVPILAKIRSFATSGVDPALMGIGPVPATQLALKRAGLTMKDIDLIEANEAFASQFIAVGRELKLDLEKTNVNGGAIALGHPIGASGARILVTLLHALNARNKTLGLATLCVGGGQGVAMIVERI is encoded by the coding sequence ATGCCATCTCTGGTGATCACCAGTGCCGTTCGCACTGCAATCGGAAAATTCGGCGGTAGTTTAAGCGCCATTCCGGCAACCGAACTAGGGGCGTTAGTGATGAGTGAAGCCATTCGTCGCGCGCAAATCGATGTCGGCGATATCAATGAGGTTAATTTCGGTAACGTATTGCAAGCCGGTCTGGGGCAAAATCCGGCACGACAAGCACTGCTGAAAGCCGGCATTCCTGACTCTACCCCCGCCACCACGGTCAACATGGTCTGTGGTTCCGGCTTGCAAAGCATGATCTACTCTGCCCAAAGTATTGCCGCTGGCAATGCCGATATCGTTTTGGCGGGCGGCATGGAAAACATGTCCGCTGCACCCTATGTGCTTGATAAAGCACGTTGGGGCTGTCGGATGGGCGATCAAAACGTGATGGACAGCATGATCCATGACGGTCTGTTTTGTGCGGTAAACCACTATCACATGGGGATCACCGCCGAAAACGTCGCGCAAAAATATGGGATCAGCCGAAGTGAACAAGACGAAATAGCCTTCCTTTCGCAACAACGGGCTCAAGCAGCGATTCAATCGCATGCATTTGAAAAAGAAATTTTGCCCGTTATGCTGCGCAGCAAAAAAGGCGATTCGATTTTTTCAACGGATGAGTTTGTGCGTCAAGATGTCACTATGGCACAACTGTTCAAATTGAACCCCGCCTTTTCAGAAGATGGCACGGTAACTGCGGGTAATGCATCAGGCATCAATGACGGTGCTGCCGCATTAATGATCATGACAGAAGAACGCGCTCGCGCATTGTCAGTGCCTATCCTTGCCAAAATTCGTAGCTTCGCCACCAGTGGAGTTGATCCTGCACTGATGGGAATTGGCCCAGTTCCTGCCACTCAACTTGCGCTGAAACGCGCAGGCTTAACGATGAAAGATATCGATTTAATTGAGGCCAATGAAGCTTTTGCTTCGCAGTTTATTGCGGTTGGCCGTGAGCTGAAACTCGATCTGGAAAAAACCAACGTGAACGGCGGAGCCATCGCTCTGGGTCATCCGATCGGGGCTTCCGGTGCTCGTATTCTTGTCACGCTATTGCACGCACTCAATGCAAGAAACAAAACGCTTGGCCTGGCGACATTGTGTGTCGGCGGTGGCCAAGGTGTCGCCATGATCGTAGAAAGAATATAA